Proteins encoded together in one Penaeus vannamei isolate JL-2024 chromosome 41, ASM4276789v1, whole genome shotgun sequence window:
- the LOC113818167 gene encoding zinc finger protein 271-like — MSFLADWMPLELFSSGVGIKEEPNDGVTEETCLGIKDEPLGFGEEALEEVSDGKVKSDLRHEAREKDSCDLVQDRNDILGTPFLAEDNGSKRSSDGNQSMYKENLEGDVQRRTRSTLKRFACDVCGKKFSSRSKIEVHMRTHTKEKPYMCNICNRTFPVKSFLVKHMRVHSNEKPFRCDNCNKAFPCKKSLAYHVKRHTKENCCKICNKAFTLKTDLVRHIRVHTKEKPYSCAICNNTFTRKSDLVRHKRAHTTEKPYSCEICNKAYTRKGDLVTHTRVHTNEKPYSCEICNKPFTQKAHLVRHTRLHTKEKPYICEICNMAFSQKTNLVSHMRVHTKEKPYSCELCNKAFTRKFDLVRHKRAHTKEKPYSCEICNKSFSNKRDIVNHVKVHTDEKPYSCELCNKAYTQKTNLVSHMRVHTKEKPYSCDFCNKAFSGKRNLLRHVEVHTKEKP; from the coding sequence ATGAGTTTCCTCGCCGATTGGATGCCTTTGGAACTCTTTAGCAGTGGAGTCGGTATAAAAGAGGAGCCCAACGACGGGGTCACCGAAGAGACATGTCTGGGTATTAAGGACGAACCACTGGGTTTCGGAGAGGAAGCGTTGGAGGAAGTGAGCGACGGGAAAGTGAAATCTGACCTAAGACATGAAGCCAGAGAAAAGGACTCGTGTGACCTTGTTCAGGATCGTAATGACATCTTAGGAACGCCATTTCTGGCTGAGGACAATGGGAGCAAGCGTTCATCAGATGGGAATCAGTCTATGTACAAGGAAAATCTTGAGGGGGATGTACAACGAAGAACGAGATCTACATTGAAACGTTTTGCATGTGACGTGTGTGGCAAGAAATTCTCTTCTCGGAGTAAGATCGAAGTTCATATGAGAACCCacacaaaggagaagccatacatgtgtaatatatgcAATAGGACATTTCCTGTGAAAAGTTTTCTAGTAAAGCACATGAGAGTGCATTCGAATGAAAAGCCATTCAGatgtgataattgtaataaggcCTTCCCATGTAAAAAATCTCTTGCATATCATGTCAAAAGACATACAAAGGAAAATTGCTGCAAGATTTGCAACAAGGCTTTCACACTAAAGACTGATCTTGTGAGACATAtaagagtacatacaaaggagaagccatacaGCTGTGCGATTTGTAACAATACTTTCACACGAAAGTCTGATCTCGTGAGACATAAAAGAGCACATACAACAGAGAAGCCATATAGCTGTGAGATTTGTAACAAGGCTTACACACGAAAGGGTGATCTAGTGACACATACAAGAGTACATACAAATGAAAAGCCATACAGCTGTGAGATTTGCAACAAGCCTTTCACACAAAAGGCTCATCTAGTGAGACACACAAGactacatacaaaagaaaagccaTATATCTGTGAGATTTGCAACATGGCTTTCAGTCAAAAAACTAATCTAGTGAGTCATATGAGAGTTCATACAAAAGAGAAGCCATACAGCTGTGAGCTTTGCAACAAGGCTTTCACACGAAAGTTTGATCTAGTGAGACATAAAAGAGCACATACAAAAGAGAAGCCATATAGCTGTGAGATTTGCAACAAATCTTTCTCAAACAAAAGGGATATAGTGAATCATGTGAAAGTACATACAGATGAAAAGCCATACAGCTGTGAGCTTTGTAACAAGGCTTACACACAAAAAACTAATCTAGTGAGTCATATGAGAGTGCATACAAAAGAGAAGCCATATAGCTGTGATTTTTGCAACAAGGCTTTCTCAGGCAAAAGGAATCTACTGAGACATGTGgaagtacatacaaaggagaaaccataA